A genomic stretch from Pseudoliparis swirei isolate HS2019 ecotype Mariana Trench chromosome 18, NWPU_hadal_v1, whole genome shotgun sequence includes:
- the LOC130207852 gene encoding LOW QUALITY PROTEIN: leucine-rich repeat neuronal protein 2-like (The sequence of the model RefSeq protein was modified relative to this genomic sequence to represent the inferred CDS: inserted 2 bases in 1 codon), protein MRPTLMFLQLQCLQCVLIGVCVPIVVGSLPHVLPWHVSCPVRCVCQIKPWFSPDSVYHEAPTVDCNNLLLTKLPLPIPPNTHTLRLQSNLLSEFKTAVLHGLTNLTDLDLSQNRFSRVKTITQSSSLPYLLSLHLEENHLSRLPEASFSALPALQELFLSHNNLHSIAPGAFTGLDTLLRLHINNNRLTTVDPRWFRALPHLEVLMLGGNPVEALPEWGFLALKSLRSLVLGGMGLRGLAEKALEGLNGLESLSFYDNLLTKVPTQALMRVPGLKFLDLNKNRIKLIETGDFRDMAHLKELGLNNMKELVSIERAALENLPELTKLEITNNPRLSYIHPQAFLQLSKLESLMLNSNSLSTLQQHIVLSLPSLQEVSLHSNPLRCDCLFHWAAEEASHPHSEDAQRERQIPRMVRFIQPQATLCSEPPELRARRVREVSSREMSASCLPMIPTNSLPSYIGVREGGKLVLHCRALADPKPKLYWVTPSGQRLGPAPNHASKGLPARAPCHNLAXSEGFNHTSSVSPNQPKDNTPCNPIKHYRLLPEGTLEMNMVTSSEAGLYTCVAENVLGADTRSVTVSVHGREKKRKRGVAANRKGYQLFSEDARLKVKEVGRHYAILSWLSGRNLPSTRLSWQAIYSKAHTPTYTTRILAGTQSFNLTHLQAETFYRVCLHLGISEGTTHASRRSGELRKPQCVSFRTKDVPEPQPGLQLSPELTSTAFTILLLAIILLLLAGQGWDNEQGKHPSPILQEIKSPRALIINQKTERSKAPYTKQSEELL, encoded by the exons ATGAGGCCGACGTTAATGTTTCTACAGTTgcagtgtctccagtgtgtgttgATTGGTGTATGTGTGCCCATCGTTGTGGGCTCGCTACCTCACGTGCTACCATGGCACGTCTCCTGCcctgtgcggtgtgtgtgtcagatcaAGCCGTGGTTCTCCCCTGATTCTGTCTACCATGAAGCTCCCACTGTAGACTGCAACAACTTGCTCTTGACCAAGCTCCCCTTACCCATACCtccgaacacacacaccctacgcCTGCAGAGTAACCTTCTGTCTGAGTTCAAAACTGCGGTGCTGCATGGACTCACCAACCTCACCGACCTTGACCTTTCCCAGAATCGCTTCAGTCGTGTCAAAACAATAACTCAGAGCTCCTCCCTGCCCTATTTACTATCTCTACACCTGGAGGAAAACCATCTCAGTCGACTCCCTGAGGCCTCCTTCTCCGCACTTCCAGCTTTGCAGGAGCTCTTCCTTAGTCACAACAACTTACACTCGATAGCACCTGGAGCATTCACCGGTCTGGACACCCTACTGCGTCTGCatatcaacaacaacagactCACCACTGTTGACCCTCGGTGGTTCAGGGCTTTGCCCCACTTGGAAGTTCTCATGCTTGGGGGAAACCCTGTGGAGGCCCTGCCTGAGTGGGGCTTCCTGGCCCTGAAATCCCTCCGGAGTCTTGTCCTTGGTGGGATGGGTCTGAGAGGCTTGGCTGAAAAAGCACTGGAAGGGTTGAATGGCCTAGAGAGCCTCTCCTTCTACGATAACTTGCTGACAAAGGTTCCCACTCAGGCCCTGATGAGAGTTCCAGGGTTGAAGTTCCTGGACCTCAACAAGAACCGCATCAAACTCATCGAGACAGGGGACTTTCGAGACATGGCCCACCTGAAGGAGCTTGGCCTGAACAATATGAAGGAGCTGGTGTCAATTGAGAGAGCCGCCCTAGAAAACCTTCCAGAGCTAACGAAGCTTGAGATCACGAACAACCCGCGACTGTCCTACATTCATCCCCAGGCTTTCCTCCAGCTGAGCAAGCTGGAGAGTCTCATGCTCAACTCCAACTCTCTGagcacactgcagcaacacataGTGCTCTCCCTGCCAAGTCTTCAGGAGGTCAGCTTACACTCCAACCCACTGCGTTGTGACTGCCTGTTTCACTGGGCCGCTGAGGAGGCCTCTCACCCGCACAGTGAAGatgcacaaagagagagacaaatcCCTCGAATGGTGCGTTTCATCCAACCCCAGGCCACGCTGTGCTCTGAACCCCCAGAGCTGAGAGCTCGCAGGGTCAGAGAGGTGTCCTCCAGAGAGATGTCGGCCTCATGCCTTCCCATGATCCCGACCAACTCCCTCCCTTCCTACATTGgggtgagagaaggaggaaaactGGTCTTGCACTGCCGAGCTCTTGCGGATCCAAAGCCTAAACTGTACTGGGTGACTCCCTCTGGGCAGAGACTTGGTCCTGCACCGAACCATGCATCCAAAGGTTTACCAGCTCGTGCTCCCTGCCACAATCTGGC GTCTGAGGGATTCAACCACACATCCAGCGTCTCTCCCAACCAGCCTAAAGATAATACTCCTTGTAATCCCATTAAACACTACCGGCTTTTGCCTGAGGGAACTCTGGAAATGAACATGGTCACCTCCAGCGAGGCAGGATTGTATACCTGTGTGGCTGAGAATGTACTGGGAGCAGATACACGCAGCGTTACTGTGAGTGTGCAtggcagagaaaagaaaagaaagaggggcGTGGCTGCTAATAGGAAGGGATATCAGTTATTCAGCGAAGATGCCAGGTTGAAGGTGAAGGAGGTCGGACGACACTATGCTATCCTGTCCTGGCTGAGTGGGCGCAACCTCCCTTCAACCCGTCTATCCTGGCAAGCCATATACTCAAAAGCACACACGCCCACTTACACCACACGCATCCTGGCTGGTACACAGAGCTTCAACCTGACCCACCTGCAGGCAGAGACATTTTACAGAGTGTGTCTACATTTAGGGATCAGTGAGGGCACCACGCATGCCAGCAGGAGATCAGGAGAGCTCAGAAAGCCTCAGTGCGTTTCATTCAGGACGAAGGATGTCCCAGAGCCTCAGCCCGGCCTGCAGCTAAGCCCAGAGCTGACCTCCACAGCATTCACAATATTGCTGCTCGCAATCATACTACTGCTGCTGGCAGGCCAGGGCTGGGACAATGAGCAAGGGAAACACCCCAGTCCCATCCTCCAGGAAATCAAAAGTCCTAGGGCTCTGATCATCAATCAAAAGACAGAACGAAGCAAAGCACCTTACACCAAGCAAAGTGAGGAACTGCTTTAA
- the LOC130207974 gene encoding uncharacterized protein LOC130207974 translates to MSQMSEESQYKGSLVEQVAEAEQRDDSSVVQQAEQFEEPRRSDRARTLTEKGKELQKEKTKELLLHFDNIYERWKALTKLAKKSVIKQNPSNILQDHISIIERESSELNIVYEDYRRIDSPPHEMRRKLDTCISVTKIVVHNAQSQIQGTKEELIWPDASSVFASTTSSVSSPDSKCSKATSIRSNISSVKRQEAAAEYAATRAVLKIMAEQDCQQEKLQRLEVEDKRIVADQEAAALTRRLQGEREETERRSERRREETERRIEKETQEASLLKKQQEENAARKGSVEELKRELGRLEELKRLDAARARLQVYDENEFYPDQRLSPHKYELPRFEQAIDQVNPVYQDPQPLRRDVAPRSVLQNDTGELVKVLAEAISANRLPIPEPTIFSGDPLKFNHWKSSFQTLIERRDIPTAEKIFFLQKYVGGAAKEAVEGYFLIDSEDSYHAAWNVLKERYGEPFVIAKAFRDKLHAWPKLAPKESDDLRRFVDFLRSCDFAIAHNESLKVLNDAIENQKLTAKLPDWLSTRWNRRATQYQLEHRRFPSFNYFVTFLSMEASIACNPITSYNALRQSEPDKAKIKNQTPLSYKNQTVGAKIFTTNTSERNSHMCVM, encoded by the coding sequence atgtcacaaatgagTGAAGAGAGTCAATATAAAGGATCACTTGTAGAACAAGtagcagaggcagagcagagagaTGACTCTAGCGTTGTACAACAAGCAGAACAGTTTGAAGAGCCTCGACGAAGTGATAGAGCCCGTACATTaacagaaaaagggaaagaattgcagaaagaaaaaacaaaagagctTCTACTTCACTTTGACAATATTTACGAGCGCTGGAAGGCCTTAACTAAGTTGGCTAAGAAATCTGTTATCAAACAAAATCCTAGCAACATCCTACAAGATCACATCAGCATTATTGAAAGAGAATCATCTGAACTGAATATTGTTTATGAAGATTATCGAAGGATCGACAGCCCACCTCATGAGATGCGCCGGAAGCTGGATACATGTATATCAGTCACCAAGATTGTTGTACACAATGCACAGTCTCAAATTCAAGGAACAAAGGAAGAACTGATTTGGCCTGATGCAAGCTCTGTATTCGCATCTACAACGTCCAGTGTTTCATCTCCGGACTCAAAGTGTTCTAAGGCTACTTCCATTCGCTCTAACATTTCCTCCGTTAAAAGACAAGAAGCCGCTGCGGAGTATGCAGCTACCAGAGCTGTATTGAAGATTATGGCCGAGCAAGACTGCCAGCAAGAGAAACTGCAAAGACTTGAAGTTGAGGACAAGCGGATAGTTGCAGACCAAGAAGCAGCTGCATTAACTCGCCGTCTTCAAGGCGAAAGAGAAGAGACTGAACGTAGGAGTGAACGTAGGAGAGAAGAGACTGAACGTAGGATAGAAAAGGAGACACAAGAAGCCTctctcttaaagaaacagcAGGAAGAGAATGCTGCAAGAAAAGGTTCTGTAGAAGAGTTGAAAAGAGAGCTTGGACGTTTAGAGGAGCTAAAAAGACTGGATGCAGCCAGAGCAAGGCTTCAAGTCTACGATGAAAATGAGTTTTATCCAGACCAAAGGCTGAGTCCACATAAGTATGAGCTGCCTAGGTTCGAGCAAGCAATTGACCAGGTGAATCCTGTGTATCAGGACCCACAACCACTAAGAAGAGATGTGGCTCCAAGAAGTGTGCTTCAAAACGACACAGGAGAGCTTGTTAAAGTCCTGGCTGAGGCCATATCAGCAAATAGGCTTCCCATTCCAGAGCCTACAATCTTCAGTGGGGATCCACTCAAGTTTAATCATTGGAAGTCTTCATTTCAGACCCTAATTGAGAGAAGAGATATTCCAACTGCAGAGAAAATCTTCTTCCTTCAGAAATATGTGGGAGGAGCAGCTAAAGAAGCAGTAGAAGGTTATTTCCTGATTGATTCAGAAGATTCATATCACGCAGCATGGAACGTGCTCAAGGAACGTTACGGCGAGCCTTTTGTGATTGCCAAGGCCTTCCGAGACAAACTACATGCATGGCCAAAATTAGCTCCGAAGGAAAGTGACGACTTAAGAAGATTTGTGGACTTTCTACGTAGTTGTGATTTCGCTATTGCTCACAATGAGAGTTTAAAAGTTCTTAATGATGCTATTGAGAACCAAAAACTAACTGCCAAACTACCCGACTGGTTAAGTACCAGATGGAACCGAAGGGCCACACAATACCAACTGGAACACAGAAGGTTCCCAAGCTTTAATTATTTTGTGACGTTCCTGTCAATGGAAGCTAGTATTGCGTGCAACCCTATAACATCTTACAACGCATTACgacaaagcgaacctgataaAGCAAAGATCAAGAATCAAACCCCTTTGTCTTACAAGAACCAAACTGTAGGTGCCAAGATCTTCACAACCAACACCAGTGAAAGAAACAGTCACATGTGTGTTATGTAA